One window of Candidatus Poribacteria bacterium genomic DNA carries:
- a CDS encoding lasso RiPP family leader peptide-containing protein: GDAKPVLQELETYEKPTLVELGSILALTEGLGMKDDDGCYEGHNNF, encoded by the coding sequence CCGGAGATGCCAAGCCAGTCCTACAGGAGTTGGAAACGTATGAAAAGCCGACTCTAGTAGAGTTAGGCAGTATTCTCGCATTGACCGAAGGACTCGGGATGAAAGATGATGATGGTTGTTATGAAGGGCATAATAACTTCTAG